A region of Cucumis melo cultivar AY chromosome 2, USDA_Cmelo_AY_1.0, whole genome shotgun sequence DNA encodes the following proteins:
- the LOC103487306 gene encoding uncharacterized protein LOC103487306 isoform X1, with translation MAKKMVHVGGGGGGGIGKKRLIKRSKKKYIHKVIDYLLSDCYLFAPLLISPSPINNSHVTPTRGIEIRGRTKDNRSLVKKFQDYLKSDCYMYASLVTPKSPRLREKGETGRVEYVKKVSGEVVVMSNFVEATVSGTPQRSIYSNSPSLTLSGERDPKLRRRIVVD, from the exons ATGGCGAAGAAAATGGTGCATGTCggaggcggcggcggcggcggaaTTGGTAAAAAGAGACTCATCAAACGGAGCAAGAAGAAATACATTCACAAAGTGATCGATTATCTGTTATCAGATTGCTACTTATTTGCACCCCTCCTCATTTCTCCTTCACCCATAAATAATTCTCATGTCACACCCACAAGAG GTATCGAAATTAGAGGACGAACAAAAGATAACCGGAGTTTGGTGAAGAAGTTTCAGGATTATTTGAAATCTGATTGCTACATGTATGCTTCTCTGGTTACACCAAAATCCCCCAGACTCAGAG agAAGGGAGAAACTGGGCGGGTTGAATACGTAAAGAAGGTATCAGGGGAAGTAGTAGTTATGAGTAATTTTGTGGAAGCTACGGTTAGTGGAACACCACAACGCTCTATCTATTCTAATTCTCCATCTTTAACACTTTCAG GTGAGCGTGACCCAAAGTTGAGGAGGAGGATTGTTGTTGATTGA
- the LOC103487306 gene encoding uncharacterized protein LOC103487306 isoform X2: MAKKMVHVGGGGGGGIGKKRLIKRSKKKYIHKVIDYLLSDCYLFAPLLISPSPINNSHVTPTRGIEIRGRTKDNRSLVKKFQDYLKSDCYMYASLVTPKSPRLREKGETGRVEYVKKVSGEVVVMSNFVEATVSVTQS; this comes from the exons ATGGCGAAGAAAATGGTGCATGTCggaggcggcggcggcggcggaaTTGGTAAAAAGAGACTCATCAAACGGAGCAAGAAGAAATACATTCACAAAGTGATCGATTATCTGTTATCAGATTGCTACTTATTTGCACCCCTCCTCATTTCTCCTTCACCCATAAATAATTCTCATGTCACACCCACAAGAG GTATCGAAATTAGAGGACGAACAAAAGATAACCGGAGTTTGGTGAAGAAGTTTCAGGATTATTTGAAATCTGATTGCTACATGTATGCTTCTCTGGTTACACCAAAATCCCCCAGACTCAGAG agAAGGGAGAAACTGGGCGGGTTGAATACGTAAAGAAGGTATCAGGGGAAGTAGTAGTTATGAGTAATTTTGTGGAAGCTACG GTGAGCGTGACCCAAAGTTGA
- the LOC103487307 gene encoding glutamate receptor 2.7-like isoform X1, translating to MGGPCIVWLLWAMVFVISAGGEFVKVGVVLDPSTTVGKLSNLSIQMALSDFYSENFKYKTRISFIFKDAGDVVEVASAATVLLRDGVEAIIGPQTTEQAMYLTEFGRKYEIPIISFTVTTPSLSPKQNPYFIRAAQNDLAQVQAVNAIIQMYGWREIVPIYEDTEYGRGIITNLADALQQNGTRLVRRTMIPLSASETEILKELKRLKDMHETIFLLHTSGCVGRMVLSLAKKEGMFSEGYAWIVTNGLSSLIDPILVSKDLDSMQGIVGIRPYIPITQKLQNFQAKFKQRLPLSLSSTSPNLFAVQAYDTVWALAMAVEKMNYSTTHTGTATRKKLILHEIKNTKFEGISGNFSLVDGELKRSTFEVFYVVGEKEKIIGLYCHKKGVYEKSISKPIWPGDTVDPPRINLTIGIPLKGFPEFVNANIIDPQKSSGFCIDIFNSAVEVLDIPIRHTFVPFVDQNGKSNGSYDVLLRQIDMQKFDVIVGDITIVANRTELVDFTLPYSESRVSMLVSERNDKKDENMWIFLRPFEWNLWLVSFISFLFTGFVVWLLECRVNTDFGAGPPQQQIGLIFWFSFSTLVFAHRERILNNLSRFLLIIWVFVVLILTQSYTANLSSMLTAQRLRPSFLDANEIREKGYFVGYQNGSFVKSFLITQLQFEETNLKAYGSPDEFKEALNRGIKDGGVAAIFDEIPYIKVFLRKYPSGYRMVGPTYPTGGLGFAFPKGSPLVAYFSRAILNVTEDKDKMRAIESKYFSSDSEDTPRTPDSALNVYRFGGLFIITAVATWSALLIYLTQFLLTHWPDSSNDQSPFASKMFEMVKLFYRKHFVHPSSLQSSQSRVYSVSEMAEDKTMQIENDDDNSTEEANILGVVNEDQAEDDA from the exons ATGGGAGGACCGTGCATCGTGTGGTTATTGTGGGCAATGGTTTTCGTCATCAGCGCCGGCGGCGAGTTCGTCAAAGTAGGTGTAGTGCTTGATCCTAGTACAACTGTGGGAAAACTCTCCAACCTTTCCATCCAGATGGCCCTCTCTGATTTCTATTCCGAAAATTTCAAATACAAAACCAGGATTTCCTTTATCTTCAAGGATGCCGGAGATGTGGTCGAGGTAGCATCTGCAGCAACCGTGTTGTTAAGAGACGGAGTTGAAGCCATAATCGGACCTCAAACTACAGAACAAGCCATGTACCTAACAGAATTtggaagaaaatatgaaattcCCATAATCTCCTTTACAGTAACTACTCCCTCCTTGTCCCCAAAACAAAACCCATATTTCATAAGGGCAGCCCAAAACGACTTGGCGCAAGTCCAAGCCGTAAATGCCATTATTCAAATGTACGGATGGAGAGAGATAGTTCCAATATATGAAGACACGGAATATGGACGTGGGATCATCACCAATCTAGCGGACGCCTTGCAACAAAACGGCACTCGATTGGTTAGGAGAACCATGATCCCACTGTCTGCTAGTGAGACAGAGATTTTGAAGGAGCTGAAGAGGCTAAAGGATATGCACGAAACCATATTCCTTCTTCACACGAGTGGTTGTGTTGGGCGGATGGTTTTGAGTTTGGCCAAGAAAGAGGGAATGTTTAGTGAAGGGTATGCATGGATTGTAACAAATGGGCTTTCCTCTTTGATTGATCCGATATTGGTTTCCAAAGATTTGGATTCCATGCAAGGAATTGTGGGCATAAGGCCGTACATACCCATCACCCAAAAGTTACAAAATTTTCAAGCAAAGTTCAAGCAACGACTTCCACTCTCACTTTCTTCAA CATCTCCCAATCTTTTTGCAGTGCAGGCGTACGATACGGTGTGGGCGTTGGCCATGGCAGTAGAGAAAATGAATTATTCCACCACCCACACCGGAACTGCAACAAGGAAAAAGCTGATACTGCATGAAATTAAGAACACAAAATTTGAAGGCATTAGTGGAAATTTCTCTTTGGTTGATGGAGAGTTAAAACGATCAACTTTTGAAGTGTTCTATGTGGTGGGTGAGAAGGAGAAGATCATTGGGCTTTATTGCCACAAGAAAGGAGTGTATGAAAAATCAATTTCTAAACCCATTTGGCCTGGAGACACAGTCGATCCACCTCGAATTAATTTAACCATAGGAATTCCACTCAAAGGTTTCCCGGAGTTCGTAAACGCCAACATAATCGACCCCCAAAAGTCCTCTGGATTTTGCATCGATATCTTCAATTCTGCTGTTGAAGTATTAGATATTCCCATTCGCCACACGTTCGTTCCTTTTGTGGACCAAAATGGGAAGAGTAATGGATCCTACGATGTGCTTCTACGACAGATTGACATGCAGAAATTCGATGTTATTGTTGGAGATATAACAATAGTTGCAAATCGAACGGAGTTGGTAGACTTCACCTTGCCTTATTCCGAATCCAGGGTATCAATGTTGGTTTCTGAgagaaatgataaaaaagatGAGAACATGTGGATATTCTTGAGGCCATTTGAATGGAATCTTTGGCTTGTTTCCTTCATCTCTTTCTTATTTACTGGCTTTGTTGTTTGGTTACTGGAATGTCGTGTCAACACTGACTTTGGAGCAGGTCCGCCCCAACAACAAATTGGCCTCATCTTTTGGTTTTCCTTCTCCACTCTCGTCTTTGCTCACA GGGAGAGGATATTGAACAACTTATCCAGATTTTTGCTGATCATATGGGTTTTCGTGGTGTTAATCCTCACACAAAGTTACACTGCAAACTTATCCTCCATGTTGACTGCGCAAAGGCTAAGGCCTTCCTTTCTTGATGCAAATGAGATCAGAGAGAAGGGTTACTTTGTGGGTTATCAGAACGGCTCTTTTgtcaaatcttttctaataaccCAGTTACAATTTGAAGAAACCAACTTGAAAGCGTACGGAAGCCCCGATGAATTTAAGGAAGCCTTGAACAGAGGAATCAAGGACGGTGGAGTAGCTGCCATTTTTGATGAAATTCCTTACATTAAGGTCTTCCTTAGGAAGTATCCTTCTGGGTATCGAATGGTCGGCCCAACTTACCCAACTGGTGGATTGGGTTTC GCTTTCCCAAAAGGATCGCCTCTAGTGGCTTACTTTTCAAGGGCAATATTGAATGTGACTGAAGATAAAGACAAAATGAGGGCAATTGAAAGCAAATACTTCTCATCGGATAGTGAAGATACTCCACGAACTCCAGATTCAGCTCTGAATGTTTACAGATTTGGTGGTTTGTTCATCATTACGGCTGTTGCCACATGGTCTGCCTTACTAATATATTTGACCCAGTTCCTTCTCACACATTGGCCCGACTCCAGCAACGACCAGTCTCCATTTGCTTCTAAAATGTTTGAAATGGTCAAGCTTTTCTATCGTAAACATTTCGTCCACCCTTCTTCTCTGCAAAGCAGTCAATCCAGAGTATATTCAGTTTCTGAAATGGCAGAAGATAAGACAATGCAGATTGAGAATGACGATGACAATTCCACTGAAGAGGCAAATATTTTGGGGGTAGTAAACGAAGACCAAGCCGAGGATGACGCCTAA
- the LOC103487307 gene encoding glutamate receptor 2.7-like isoform X2, translating into MGGPCIVWLLWAMVFVISAGGEFVKVGVVLDPSTTVGKLSNLSIQMALSDFYSENFKYKTRISFIFKDAGDVVEVASAATVLLRDGVEAIIGPQTTEQAMYLTEFGRKYEIPIISFTVTTPSLSPKQNPYFIRAAQNDLAQVQAVNAIIQMYGWREIVPIYEDTEYGRGIITNLADALQQNGTRLVRRTMIPLSASETEILKELKRLKDMHETIFLLHTSGCVGRMVLSLAKKEGMFSEGYAWIVTNGLSSLIDPILVSKDLDSMQGIVGIRPYIPITQKLQNFQAKFKQRLPLSLSSMQAYDTVWALAMAVEKMNYSTTHTGTATRKKLILHEIKNTKFEGISGNFSLVDGELKRSTFEVFYVVGEKEKIIGLYCHKKGVYEKSISKPIWPGDTVDPPRINLTIGIPLKGFPEFVNANIIDPQKSSGFCIDIFNSAVEVLDIPIRHTFVPFVDQNGKSNGSYDVLLRQIDMQKFDVIVGDITIVANRTELVDFTLPYSESRVSMLVSERNDKKDENMWIFLRPFEWNLWLVSFISFLFTGFVVWLLECRVNTDFGAGPPQQQIGLIFWFSFSTLVFAHRERILNNLSRFLLIIWVFVVLILTQSYTANLSSMLTAQRLRPSFLDANEIREKGYFVGYQNGSFVKSFLITQLQFEETNLKAYGSPDEFKEALNRGIKDGGVAAIFDEIPYIKVFLRKYPSGYRMVGPTYPTGGLGFAFPKGSPLVAYFSRAILNVTEDKDKMRAIESKYFSSDSEDTPRTPDSALNVYRFGGLFIITAVATWSALLIYLTQFLLTHWPDSSNDQSPFASKMFEMVKLFYRKHFVHPSSLQSSQSRVYSVSEMAEDKTMQIENDDDNSTEEANILGVVNEDQAEDDA; encoded by the exons ATGGGAGGACCGTGCATCGTGTGGTTATTGTGGGCAATGGTTTTCGTCATCAGCGCCGGCGGCGAGTTCGTCAAAGTAGGTGTAGTGCTTGATCCTAGTACAACTGTGGGAAAACTCTCCAACCTTTCCATCCAGATGGCCCTCTCTGATTTCTATTCCGAAAATTTCAAATACAAAACCAGGATTTCCTTTATCTTCAAGGATGCCGGAGATGTGGTCGAGGTAGCATCTGCAGCAACCGTGTTGTTAAGAGACGGAGTTGAAGCCATAATCGGACCTCAAACTACAGAACAAGCCATGTACCTAACAGAATTtggaagaaaatatgaaattcCCATAATCTCCTTTACAGTAACTACTCCCTCCTTGTCCCCAAAACAAAACCCATATTTCATAAGGGCAGCCCAAAACGACTTGGCGCAAGTCCAAGCCGTAAATGCCATTATTCAAATGTACGGATGGAGAGAGATAGTTCCAATATATGAAGACACGGAATATGGACGTGGGATCATCACCAATCTAGCGGACGCCTTGCAACAAAACGGCACTCGATTGGTTAGGAGAACCATGATCCCACTGTCTGCTAGTGAGACAGAGATTTTGAAGGAGCTGAAGAGGCTAAAGGATATGCACGAAACCATATTCCTTCTTCACACGAGTGGTTGTGTTGGGCGGATGGTTTTGAGTTTGGCCAAGAAAGAGGGAATGTTTAGTGAAGGGTATGCATGGATTGTAACAAATGGGCTTTCCTCTTTGATTGATCCGATATTGGTTTCCAAAGATTTGGATTCCATGCAAGGAATTGTGGGCATAAGGCCGTACATACCCATCACCCAAAAGTTACAAAATTTTCAAGCAAAGTTCAAGCAACGACTTCCACTCTCACTTTCTTCAA TGCAGGCGTACGATACGGTGTGGGCGTTGGCCATGGCAGTAGAGAAAATGAATTATTCCACCACCCACACCGGAACTGCAACAAGGAAAAAGCTGATACTGCATGAAATTAAGAACACAAAATTTGAAGGCATTAGTGGAAATTTCTCTTTGGTTGATGGAGAGTTAAAACGATCAACTTTTGAAGTGTTCTATGTGGTGGGTGAGAAGGAGAAGATCATTGGGCTTTATTGCCACAAGAAAGGAGTGTATGAAAAATCAATTTCTAAACCCATTTGGCCTGGAGACACAGTCGATCCACCTCGAATTAATTTAACCATAGGAATTCCACTCAAAGGTTTCCCGGAGTTCGTAAACGCCAACATAATCGACCCCCAAAAGTCCTCTGGATTTTGCATCGATATCTTCAATTCTGCTGTTGAAGTATTAGATATTCCCATTCGCCACACGTTCGTTCCTTTTGTGGACCAAAATGGGAAGAGTAATGGATCCTACGATGTGCTTCTACGACAGATTGACATGCAGAAATTCGATGTTATTGTTGGAGATATAACAATAGTTGCAAATCGAACGGAGTTGGTAGACTTCACCTTGCCTTATTCCGAATCCAGGGTATCAATGTTGGTTTCTGAgagaaatgataaaaaagatGAGAACATGTGGATATTCTTGAGGCCATTTGAATGGAATCTTTGGCTTGTTTCCTTCATCTCTTTCTTATTTACTGGCTTTGTTGTTTGGTTACTGGAATGTCGTGTCAACACTGACTTTGGAGCAGGTCCGCCCCAACAACAAATTGGCCTCATCTTTTGGTTTTCCTTCTCCACTCTCGTCTTTGCTCACA GGGAGAGGATATTGAACAACTTATCCAGATTTTTGCTGATCATATGGGTTTTCGTGGTGTTAATCCTCACACAAAGTTACACTGCAAACTTATCCTCCATGTTGACTGCGCAAAGGCTAAGGCCTTCCTTTCTTGATGCAAATGAGATCAGAGAGAAGGGTTACTTTGTGGGTTATCAGAACGGCTCTTTTgtcaaatcttttctaataaccCAGTTACAATTTGAAGAAACCAACTTGAAAGCGTACGGAAGCCCCGATGAATTTAAGGAAGCCTTGAACAGAGGAATCAAGGACGGTGGAGTAGCTGCCATTTTTGATGAAATTCCTTACATTAAGGTCTTCCTTAGGAAGTATCCTTCTGGGTATCGAATGGTCGGCCCAACTTACCCAACTGGTGGATTGGGTTTC GCTTTCCCAAAAGGATCGCCTCTAGTGGCTTACTTTTCAAGGGCAATATTGAATGTGACTGAAGATAAAGACAAAATGAGGGCAATTGAAAGCAAATACTTCTCATCGGATAGTGAAGATACTCCACGAACTCCAGATTCAGCTCTGAATGTTTACAGATTTGGTGGTTTGTTCATCATTACGGCTGTTGCCACATGGTCTGCCTTACTAATATATTTGACCCAGTTCCTTCTCACACATTGGCCCGACTCCAGCAACGACCAGTCTCCATTTGCTTCTAAAATGTTTGAAATGGTCAAGCTTTTCTATCGTAAACATTTCGTCCACCCTTCTTCTCTGCAAAGCAGTCAATCCAGAGTATATTCAGTTTCTGAAATGGCAGAAGATAAGACAATGCAGATTGAGAATGACGATGACAATTCCACTGAAGAGGCAAATATTTTGGGGGTAGTAAACGAAGACCAAGCCGAGGATGACGCCTAA
- the LOC103487308 gene encoding very-long-chain aldehyde decarbonylase CER3 — protein MVAPLASWPWENLGMFKYLLYGPLLANGLYTLYEEGNIIHNWCLHILLISLLRVGIHVVWSSYSNMLFLTRNRRILQQGVDFKQIDMEWEWDNFLLLEALMTSMMVYLFPSLGNLPLWNTKGLIALLILHIVIAEPLFYFFHRLFHSNHYLFTHYHSLHHSSSVPQSFTAGNGTVLEHLAWSIVIGAPIVGTFLLGYGSTATIACYVLVFDFLRCLGLSNVEIVSHRLFDAIPVLRYLLYTPTYHTLHHTEKETNFCLFMPLFDAIGNTLHENSWKLHKQNSLNAGKNGRVPDFVFLAHVVDVTSSMHAPFVSRFFASRPFVTKLSLFPSWPVAFIVMLIMWGRSKIFLYSYYNLRNWLHQTWVVPRFGFQYFLPFAREGINKHIEDAILRADKLGVKVISLAALNKNEALNGGGTLFVEKHPNLRVRVVHGNTLTAAVILNEIPKDVKEVFLTGATSKLGRAIALYLCRRRVRVLMLTLSTERFEKIQKEAPADCQNYLVQVTKYQAARNCKTWIVGKWITPREQSWAPSGTHFHQFVVPPILAFRRDCTYGDLAAMRLPEDVQGLGNCEYTMSRGVVHACHAGGVVHHLEGWTHHEVGALDVDRIDLVWEAALKHGLKPVSTK, from the exons ATGGTTGCTCCATTAGCATCTTGGCCGTGGGAGAATTTGGGGATGTtcaag TATTTGCTATATGGGCCACTGCTTGCAAATGGTTTATATACGTTATATGAAGAAGGGAATATCATACACAATTGGTGTCTCCATATTCTTTTGATCTCTTTACTAAGAGTAGGAATTCATGTCGTTTGGAGTTCTTATAGCAACATGCTTTTCTTAACAAGAAACCGAAGGATTCTTCAACAAGGAGTTGATTTCAAACAAATTGATATGGAATGGGAATg GGATAATTTCTTGTTACTTGAAGCTTTAATGACTTCCATGATGGTTTATTTGTTCCCTTCACTTGGAAATCTTCCTCTTTGGAACACAAAAGGGTTAATCGCACTTCTGATTCTCCATATTGTAATTGCAGAGCCATTGTTTTACTTCTTCCATAGATTATTTCACTCCAACCATTATCTTTTTACTCATTACCATTCTCTTCATCATTCTTCCTCAGTCCCACAGTCTTTTACAG CTGGAAATGGGACAGTTCTAGAACATCTTGCGTGGAGTATCGTAATTGGAGCACCAATTGTTGGAACATTTCTTCTAGGATATGGATCGACTGCTACGATTGCTTGTTACGTTTTGGTATTCGATTTTCTCAGATGTTTAGGGCTTTCCAATGTTGAAATTGTCTCACATCGGTTGTTTGATGCAATCCCAGTTCTTCGATATCTTCTCTACACCCCAAC GTACCATACACTTCACCATACAGAGAAAGAGACTAATTTCTGCCTCTTCATGCCTCTCTTTGATGCTATTGGAAACACACTTCATGAGAATTCATGGAAATTACATAAGCAGAATAGCTTAAATGCAG GCAAAAATGGGAGAGTTCCTGATTTCGTATTTCTAGCCCATGTGGTGGATGTGACTTCATCAATGCATGCTCCATTTGTATCAAGATTCTTTGCTTCACGTCCCTTTGTTACAAAATTGTCCTTGTTCCCATCTTGGCCCGTTGCCTTCATTGTAATGCTCATCATGTGGGGTCGCTCTAAAATCTTCCTTTATTCTTACTACAATCTTAGAAATTGGCTTCATCAAACATGGGTTGTTCCCAGGTTCGGATTTCAG TATTTCTTGCCATTTGCAAGAGAAGGGATTAATAAGCATATAGAGGACGCAATTTTGAGAGCTGACAAGCTGGGGGTTAAAGTCATAAGTCTTGCTGCACTAAATAAG AATGAAGCATTGAATGGTGGGGGAACGCTTTTTGTAGAGAAGCATCCAAATCTTAGGGTAAGAGTTGTGCATGGGAATACACTAACAGCTGCTGTTATTCTCAATGAAATTCCAAAGGATGTTAAAGAAGTTTTTCTAACTGGGGCAACTTCCAAGCTTGGAAGAGCCATTGCTCTCTACCTTTGTCGAAGGAGAGTTCGAGTCCTT ATGCTTACACTTTCCACGGAAAGATTTGAGAAAATACAAAAGGAAGCACCTGCAGATTGTCAGAACTACTTGGTTCAGGTTACTAAATACCAGGCTGCTCGCAATTGCAAG ACATGGATTGTTGGGAAGTGGATCACTCCAAGAGAGCAAAGTTGGGCCCCAAGTGGAACTCATTTCCATCAATTTGTAGTCCCTCCCATCTTAGCTTTCAGAAGAGATTGCACCTACGGCGACCTCGCTGCCATGCGATTGCCCGAGGACGTTCAAGGCCTTGGCAACTGCGAG TATACGATGAGCCGAGGAGTGGTGCATGCATGTCATGCAGGGGGAGTGGTGCACCATTTGGAAGGGTGGACTCACCATGAAGTTGGGGCTTTAGATGTGGATAGAATTGACCTTGTTTGGGAGGCAGCACTAAAACATGGCCTAAAACCAGTCTCCACcaaatga
- the LOC103487306 gene encoding uncharacterized protein LOC103487306 isoform X3, producing the protein MAKKMVHVGGGGGGGIGKKRLIKRSKKKYIHKVIDYLLSDCYLFAPLLISPSPINNSHVTPTRGIEIRGRTKDNRSLVKKFQDYLKSDCYMYASLVTPKSPRLRGERDPKLRRRIVVD; encoded by the exons ATGGCGAAGAAAATGGTGCATGTCggaggcggcggcggcggcggaaTTGGTAAAAAGAGACTCATCAAACGGAGCAAGAAGAAATACATTCACAAAGTGATCGATTATCTGTTATCAGATTGCTACTTATTTGCACCCCTCCTCATTTCTCCTTCACCCATAAATAATTCTCATGTCACACCCACAAGAG GTATCGAAATTAGAGGACGAACAAAAGATAACCGGAGTTTGGTGAAGAAGTTTCAGGATTATTTGAAATCTGATTGCTACATGTATGCTTCTCTGGTTACACCAAAATCCCCCAGACTCAGAG GTGAGCGTGACCCAAAGTTGAGGAGGAGGATTGTTGTTGATTGA